Proteins from one Setaria italica strain Yugu1 chromosome V, Setaria_italica_v2.0, whole genome shotgun sequence genomic window:
- the LOC101760172 gene encoding probable glycerol-3-phosphate dehydrogenase [NAD(+)] 2, cytosolic — protein sequence MRRVPAHQPNWQPLQRRPGRQPAPPPSSSVSPAGALFLPPRRGSAAKPTRIRVDPELVLRKESRPFPSLSPPVSYSLRREIQPRPSLLPNESSRAAGCCSLRTCASPCRLQRDARVVAAEAMGGAEGPGHPNGHANGAVAEEKLDELRRQLGKADGDPLRIAGVGAGAWGSVFCALLQDAYGHLRDKAQVRIWRRPGRAVDRATAGHLFDVINAREDVLRRLIRRCAYLKYVEARLGDRTLYADEILRDGFCLNMIDTPLCPLKVVTNLQEAVWDADIVVNGLPSTDTREVFGEIGRYWKERITAPIIISLAKGIEASLDPLPRIITPTQMISNATGVPLENILYLGGPNIASEIYNKEYANARICGADKWRKPLAKFLRQPHFIVWDNSDLITHEVMGGLKNVYAIGAGMVAALTNESATSKSVYFALCTSEMIYITHLLEEEPEKLAGPLLADTYVTLLKGRNAWYGQKLAKGELTLEMGDSIKGKGTIQGVSAVDAFYELLSQDSLSVMHPEANRSVAPVEMCPILKALHRILIKRDRPADSILQAIRDETMYDPRERIEMAQGHSLYRPSLLGQPKGDVKA from the exons ATGCGCCGTGTGCCCGCGCACCAACCCAACTGGCAACCGCTCCAGAGGCGACCGGGCCGGCAGCCAGCcccgcctccttcctcctcggTCTCTCCGGCCGGCGCTTTGTTTCTGCCACCTCGCCGCGGTTCGGCGGCCAAACCCACCCGAATCCGCGTCGATCCGGAGCTGGTTCTCCGAAAGGAAAGCCGCCCGtttccttccctctctcccccGGTTAGTTATAGCTTGCGTCGCGAAATCCAGCCCCGCCCGTCTCTCCTCCCGAACGAGTCAAGCCGGGCTGCCGGGTGCTGTAGCTTGCGCACCTGCGCTTCCCCTTGTCGCTTGCAGCGAGACGCGAGGGtcgtggcggcggaggcaaTGGGCGGAGCGGAGGGGCCGGGCCACCCGAACGGCCACGCGAACGGGGCCGTGGCGGAGGAGAAGCTGGACGAGCTGCGGCGGCAGCTGGGGAAGGCGGACGGGGACCCGCTCCGGATCGCCGGCGTCGGGGCGGGCGCCTGGGGCAGCGTCTTCTGCGCGCTGCTGCAGGACGCGTACGGCCACCTCCGCGACAAGGCGCAGGTCCGCATCTGGCGCCGCCCCGGACGCGCCGTCGACCGCGCCACCGCGGGGCACCTCTTCGACGTCATCAACGCGCGGGAGGACGTCCTGCGCCGCCTGATCCGCCGCTGCGCCTACCTCAAGTACGTCGAGGCGCGCCTCGGGGACCGCACGCTCTACGCCGATGAGATACTCAGGGATGGCTTCTGCCTCAACATGATCGACACGCCGCTCTGCCCGCTCAAGGTCGTCACCAACCTGCAGGAGGCCGTCTGGGACGCCGACATTGTCGTCAACGGACTGCCCTCCACCGACACCAGGGAGGTGTTCGGGGAGATTGGGAGGTACTGGAAGGAGAGGATTACTGCCCCCATCATCATCTCCCTCGCCAAGGGGATAGAGGCCTCCCTGGATCCGCTGCCACGGATCATTACTCCCACGCAGATGATTAGCAATGCAA CTGGGGTTCCTCTGGAGAACATTCTATATCTTGGTGGCCCAAATATCGCTTCTGAAATTTACAACAAAGAATATGCAAATGCCCGTATTTGTGGAGCTGACAAATGGAGAAAACCTCTTGCGAAGTTTTTGAGGCAGCCCCATTTTATCGTGTGGGATAATAGTGACCTCATCACTCATGAGGTCATGGGAGGCTTGAAAAATGTATATGCTATTGGTGCTG GTATGGTAGCAGCACTAACCAATGAGAGTGCAACGAGCAAATCTGTTTACTTTGCACTTTGCACGTCTGAGATGATCTACATCACACACCTTCTGGAAGAAGAACCTGAAAAACTTGCTGGACCGTTATTAGCGGACACCTATGTCACATTGTTGAAAGGTCGTAATGCATGGTATGGGCAGAAGTTAGCTAAAGGGGAATTGACATTAGAAATGGGTGACAGCATTAAAGGCAAAGGGACCATTCAG GGTGTCTCTGCGGTCGACGCATTTTATGAGCTTCTTAGTCAGGATAGCTTGAGTGTGATGCATCCAGAGGCCAACAGATCTGTTGCACCAGTTGAGATGTGCCCAATTTTAAAAGCGCTACATAGAATTTTGATCAAGAG GGACCGTCCTGCTGATTCGATTCTTCAGGCTATAAGAGATGAGACGATGTATGATCCACGTGAAAGAATTGAGATGGCACAAGGTCACTCACTTTACCGACCATCTCTTCTTGGTCAACCAAAAGGAGATGTAAAAGCCTAG
- the LOC101760983 gene encoding basic leucine zipper 23 translates to MDNGVDLPIPSHLPLSHPEISHGLDDFLKSTTACTHTHPCNPPGPAAAMHTHTCLHTHTQVIASGEEQRKPQKPLGNREAVRKYREKKKAHAAFLEEEVKKLRATNQQLLRRLQGHAALEAEVVRLRVLLFDVRGKIDAEIDSFPFQKHSSVDSVICTDPPLCFNTNAEVAARETSSGGPTILDFEIDESGSVSRELDIPEVVNSMDAAASYF, encoded by the coding sequence ATGGACAATGGAGTAGACCTTCCAATTCCAAGCCACCTTCCGTTATCACATCCTGAGATCTCTCATGGACTTGACGATTTCCTGAAGAGTACAACTGCATGTACTCATACGCACCCTTGCAATCCACCGGGTCCGGCGGCAGCTATGCATACCCACACATGCCTCCACACGCACACGCAAGTCATAGCCTCTGGCGAAGAGCAGAGGAAGCCTCAGAAACCTTTGGGAAATAGAGAGGCTGTGCGCAAGTACcgggagaagaagaaagcgcaTGCAGCCTTCTTAGAGGAGGAGGTCAAGAAGCTACGTGCCACCAACCAGCAGCTGCTGAGGAGATTGCAGGGGCATGCAGCACTGGAGGCTGAGGTGGTGAGGTTAAGGGTCCTCTTGTTTGATGTCCGAGGCAAGATCGATGCAGAGATCGACTCCTTCCCTTTCCAAAAGCATAGCAGTGTTGATTCTGTTATTTGTACAGACCCTCCCCTTTGCTTTAACACCAATGCAGAGGTAGCAGCCCGAGAGACCAGCTCTGGTGGACCAACAATTTTGGATTTTGAGATTGATGAAAGTGGCAGTGTTTCACGAGAACTCGATATTCCTGAAGTGGTTAATTCGATGGATGCAGCTGCGAGCTACTTCTGA
- the LOC101758811 gene encoding uncharacterized protein LOC101758811 codes for MAERRPIYREPGKPRRPPRSHGGGNFSVPLWEKKFCTDACAIPWGKLCETKRLMSLYTNVVDWEDSAALEAFNDAKARFCAVYHGQHCDIPLPDPDMFIDIVNPDEYVDPELVADLEKSRRCAPRKDNGIPDVWDSFIFSDKPVPVTGWGDTETSNTAGQQLSVNWDSHLEQPIEANCKQTSGNWDCYVEQPAQTIVQQSSGNWDVFEEQQGQTSRWREETNPCIANWNMRDGYQDTWKHDSGWGSAATHTDPWDNHQDSYDVPDSQGVSYGHWTHWRRRNNESGRRNIKNRERGGPISAKPMKSKYQADEHSGTNNGWRHCRVRNEMHYYSYEQAGYAKQSLAM; via the exons ATGGCGGAGAGGCGGCCGATCTACAGGGAGCCCGGCAAGCCCCGGCGGCCCCCGCGCTCTCACG GTGGGGGAAATTTCTCAGTTCCACTGTGGGAGAAGAAATTTTGCACTGATGCTTGCGCCATCCCCTGGGGTAAACTGTGCGAGACAAAGAGATTGATGTCTCTGTACACAAATGTTGTGGATTGGGAGGACTCAGCTGCATTAGAAGCCTTCAATGATGCAAAGGCGCGCTTCTGTGCTGTATATCATGGTCAACATTGTGATATCCCTTTGCCTGACCCAGACATGTTTATCGATATAGTTAACCCAGATGAATATGTTGATCCTGAATTGGTGGCTGATCTGGAGAAGTCGCGCCGTTGTGCTCCCAGAAAAGATAATGGTATTCCTGATGTCTGGGACTCCTTTATTTTCTCAGACAAGCCAGTTCCAGTTACAGGATGGGGTGACACCGAGACAAGCAATACTGCTGGTCAGCAGCTCTCTGTAAACTGGGACAGTCATTTGGAACAGCCCATCGAAGCAAATTGTAAGCAGACCTCTGGAAATTGGGACTGTTACGTTGAGCAGCCCGCTCAAACAATTGTTCAGCAAAGCTCAGGCAATTGGGACGTGTTTGAGGAACAGCAAGGTCAAACAAGCAGGTGGAGGGAGGAGACCAATCCCTGCATCGCCAACTGGAACATGAGAGATGGCTACCAGGATACATGGAAACATGATTCCGGCTGGGGTTCCGCAGCCACTCATACTGATCCATGGGACAACCATCAAGACAGCTATGATGTGCCTGACAGCCAGGGCGTGTCATATGGACACTGGACTCACTGGCGAAGGCGAAACAATGAGTCAGGCAGAAGGAACATCAAGAatagagagagaggaggccCCATCAGCGCAAAGCCAATGAAATCAAAGTACCAGGCAGATGAGCACAGTGGTACAAATAATGGCTGGAGGCACTGCCGAGTAAGAAATGAGATGCATTATTACTCCTATGAGCAGGCTGGTTATGCCAAGCAGTCGCTAGCTATGTGA
- the LOC101761642 gene encoding probable E3 ubiquitin-protein ligase RHC1A, with the protein MSNRATHWCYACRRPIRLCGQDIICPNCNDGFIQEISEMGGTLNTYGLVDPDFEERRARRFGMMEAMSSLMRQRMAETDIDSLFDIHGRQGTSTEHGRRPTSVPTLLFGSNPAPRADSGNVNVVFSGGRRLGIDRPNFSRFLVGPSLEALFEQLLLQSNRQGPAPAPQSAIDSMPVVKINRRHLNDDPQCPVCKEKFEIGAEAREMPCKHLYHTDCIIPWLVQHNSCPVCRHPLPSQRSGNANSTRTPSAYSNEAAVLGVTEADPEPVPINNGGANQETHSSFSFLWPFGPSSSNPTSYQYEETVDEPAVYDPNQIGYSEWYYDH; encoded by the coding sequence ATGTCAAATAGGGCCACACATTGGTGCTATGCCTGTCGGAGACCAATTCGCCTCTGTGGACAGGATATCATATGCCCCAACTGCAATGATGGTTTTATCCAGGAAATCAGTGAGATGGGTGGCACGCTGAACACTTACGGACTAGTTGATCCGGACTTTGAAGAGCGCCGAGCTAGAAGATTTGGGATGATGGAGGCCATGTCTTCCCTTATGCGGCAACGAATGGCAGAAACGGACATAGATAGTTTGTTTGATATCCATGGTAGACAAGGGACCAGTACTGAACATGGAAGGCGTCCAACTTCTGTTCCTACGCTGTTATTTGGTAGCAACCCTGCTCCTAGAGCCGACAGTGGCAATGTTAATGTTGTCTTCAGTGGAGGCCGCAGACTTGGCATTGACCGTCCAAATTTCAGTCGCTTCCTTGTCGGTCCCAGCCTTGAAGCTCTATTTGAACAGCTACTACTCCAGAGTAACCGTCAAGGCCCAGCTCCCGCCCCACAGTCAGCTATTGACTCCATGCCTGTGGTGAAGATAAACCGCAGGCATCTCAACGATGATCCACAGTGCCCAGTTTGCAAAGAAAAATTCGAGATTGGAGCAGAAGCGCGGGAGATGCCATGCAAGCACTTGTACCATACTGACTGCATCATCCCCTGGCTTGTTCAGCACAATTCTTGCCCTGTTTGCCGCCATCCGCTGCCATCACAACGATCAGGGAATGCCAATAGCACCCGCACACCTTCAGCCTACTCCAACGAGGCTGCTGTTCTTGGTGTCACTGAAGCAGATCCTGAACCTGTGCCAATAAACAATGGTGGTGCAAATCAGGAAACGCACAGCTCCTTCTCGTTTCTCTGGCCATTTGGTCCCTCAAGTTCCAATCCCACTTCTTACCAGTATGAAGAAACTGTTGATGAGCCTGCAGTATATGATCCAAACCAGATAGGATATTCTGAGTGGTACTATGACCACTGA
- the LOC101762054 gene encoding 4-diphosphocytidyl-2-C-methyl-D-erythritol kinase, chloroplastic, whose translation MACSAHLLSQSLYSSHRASPAAPRNLRSQARPPARASPAASPGSSAGGCRGASLRVAASFEQGRRQVEVSYDPQAKFNQIADQIDKDAGMTRLNLFSPCKINVFLRITGKRPDGFHDLASLFHVISLGDTIKFSLSPSRSRDRLSTNVPGVPVDESNLIIKALNLYRQKTGTDNFFWIHLDKKVPTGAGLGGGSSNAATALWAANQFAGCIASEKDLQEWSGEIGSDIPFFFSRGAAYCTGRGEIVEDIPNPLLENLPLVLIKPPEACSTAEVYKRFRLEQASKADPLTLLKEITQNGISQDVCVNDLEPPAFEVLPSLKRLKKRIIAASRDDYNAVFMSGSGSTIVGIGSPDPPAFVYDDDDYKDVFVSEACFLTRDENEWYREPISSKAAFSKDDLPASVID comes from the exons ATGGCTTGCTCCGCGCACCTCCTGTCCCAGAGCCTCTACTCGTCCCACCGCGCCAGCCCGGCCGCGCCCAGGAACCTCCGCTCCCaggcccggccgccggcgcgggcgtcTCCCGCGGCGAGCCCCGGCTCGAGCGCCGGGGGCTGCCGGGGTGCCAGCCTGAGGGTCGCCGCGTCGTTCGAGCAAGGGAGGAGGCAAGTGGAG GTCTCTTATGACCCACAAGCAAAGTTTAACCAGATAGCGGATCAAATTGACAAGGATGCAGGGATGACACGTCTCAACCTATTCTCACCTTGCAAA ATTAATGTGTTCTTGAGGATAACGGGGAAGAGACCAGATGGGTTTCATGACCTGGCTTCTCTGTTTCAT GTCATAAGTTTGGGTGATACAATCAAATTCTCATTGTCACCAAGTAGGAGCAGAGATCGCCTGTCAACCAATGTCCCAGGTGTACCAGTTGATGAAAGCAATTTG ATCATCAAGGCGCTCAACCTTTACCGGCAGAAAACTGGGACTGATAACTTTTTTTGG ATACATCTTGATAAGAAGGTCCCAACTGGTGCTGGTCTTGGTGGTGGAAGCAGTAATGCTGCAACTGCACTATGGGCTGCTAACCAGTTTGCTGGCTGCATAGCTTCAGAAAAGGATCTTCAAGAGTGGTCTGGTGAGATTGGATCAGAtatcccctttttcttttcacgaggaGCAGCATATTGTACCGGTAGAGGAGAG ATTGTCGAAGATATCCCAAATCCCTTGCTGGAGAATTTACCACTGGTTCTTATAAAGCCACCTGAAGCATGCTCAACTGCTGAAGTTTACAAG AGATTCAGGTTGGAACAAGCTAGCAAAGCTGATCCTTTGACCTTGCTCAAAGAAATAACTCAAAACGGGATATCACAAGATGTCTGTGTTAATGACCTAG AGCCTCCAGCTTTTGAGGTGCTACCATCACTTAAGAGGTTGAAGAAACGAATTATTGCAGCTAGCAGGGATGATTACAATGCTGTTTTTATGTCAGGAAG TGGAAGCACAATTGTTGGAATTGGTTCTCCAGATCCACCTGCGTTCgtatatgatgatgatgactatAAGGATGTTTTCGTGTCAG AGGCTTGCTTCCTCACTCGCGATGAGAACGAGTGGTACAGGGAACCCATCTCGTCCAAAGCCGCGTTCAGCAAAGACGACTTACCAGCCTCAGTTATTGATTGA
- the LOC101758140 gene encoding DNA-(apurinic or apyrimidinic site) lyase, chloroplastic isoform X2 produces MPLLVRGASLLRLYHRGCLIPGIKHIVSNMSRTASQRGYHGWSSEPWTRLSHRERKPQWFAYNPRTMRPPPLSSDTNSMKILSYNVNGLQTVVESGFSADQLFSRENFDVLCLQETHLKEGNVDHFKNLVQDFDNSYWSCSVARLGYSGTAVISRVKPISVQYGIGIPAHDQEGRVITLEFDGFYLINAYIPNSGRGLKRLNYRVNDWDLCFSDFIKKLECSKPVIVAGDLNCARQSIDIHNPQAKTEAAGFTIEERESFEENLTSKGLVDTFRKQHPNAVAYTFWGENQRISNKGWRLDYFLASESIVDKVHDSYILPDVSFSDHSPIGLVLKL; encoded by the exons TCGTGGCTGCCTGATTCCTGGAATCAAGCACATCGTGTCGAACATGAGCAGGACAGCTTCTCAGCGTGGATATCACGGCTGGAGCTCTGAGCCTTGGACTCGCCTTAGCCACAGAGAGAGGAAACCTCAATGGTTTGCGTACAATCCAAGGACCATGAGGCCTCCGCCGCTTAGCAGTGATACCAATTCTATGAAGATTCTGTCCTATAATGTTAATGGACTGCAAACTGTGGTAGAGTCTGGATTTTCTGCAgatcagcttttcagccgggaGAACTTTGACGTCCTGTGTCTTCAAGAGACACACTTGAAG GAGGGCAATGTTGACCATTTTAAGAACCTGGTACAAGACTTCGATAACAGCTATTGGTCATGCAGTGTCGCAAGGCTCGGTTACTCAGGAACTGCAGTGATTTCACGG GTAAAACCAATCTCTGTCCAGTATGGAATTGGCATACCCGCCCATGATCAGGAAGGCAGGGTTATTACTTTGGAGTTTGATGGTTTTTACTTGATCAATGCTTACATCCCAAATTCTGGACGTGGTTTAAAAAGATTG AATTACAGGGTCAATGACTGGGATTTGTGTTTTAGTGACTTCATAAAG AAACTGGAATGTTCCAAACCAGTAATTGTTGCTGGTGATCTCAACTGTGCTCGCCAAAGTATTGACATTCACAATCCTCAA GCAAAAACTGAGGCTGCAGGTTTCACAATTGAAGAGAGGGAGTCATTTGAGGAGAACCTTACAAGCAAAGGCCTCGTTGATACTTTCCGGAAACAGCACCCAAATGCTGTGGCCTACACCTTCTGGGGTGAAAACCAGCGCATTTCCAACAAAG GCTGGAGACTGGATTACTTTCTCGCGTCAGAATCTATTGTGGACAAGGTCCATGATTCGTACATTCTACCAGATGTATCGTTCAGCGATCATAGTCCAATTGGGCTTGTGCTGAAGCTGTAG
- the LOC101759493 gene encoding putative glucan endo-1,3-beta-glucosidase GVI, producing the protein MMSALWIAACSLLLLSSSSGVEGIGVNYGMIANNLPSPDKVIALYRSRNITDVRLFHPNTTVLAALQGSGLGVVLGTLNEDLARLASDASFAASWVQSYVQPFAGAVRFRYVAAGNEVIPGDLAAYVLPAMRNLESALHAAGIAGVPVTTAVSTSVLGSSYPPSQGAFSEAALPTVGPIASFLASRSTPLLVNVYPYFAYAADPSSVQLDYALLEPASAAAVTDGGVAYTNMFDAIVDAVHAALDRVAGAQGQEGVEVVVSETGWPSGGGGAGASVGNAAAYVNNVVRHVGSGRGTPRRPGKALEAFIFAMFNENEKPEGVEQHFGLFQPDMTEVYHVDFTAAGSSS; encoded by the exons ATGATGAGTGCCCTGTGGATCGCCGCCTGCAGCTTGCTGCTCCTGTCGTCGTCCTCAG GAGTTGAAGGCATCGGCGTGAACTATGGCATGATCGCCAACAACCTCCCGTCCCCGGACAAGGTGATCGCGCTGTACAGGTCCAGGAACATCACCGACGTGCGCCTCTTCCACCCGAACACCaccgtcctcgccgcgctccaggGCTCGGGCCTCGGCGTCGTCCTCGGCACGCTGAACGAGGACCTCGCCCGCCTCGCCTCCGACGCCTCGTTCGCGGCGTCCTGGGTCCAGTCCTACGTGCAGcccttcgccggcgccgtccgctTCCGCTACGTCGCCGCCGGCAACGAGGTGATCCCGGGCGACCTCGCCGCGTACGTCCTCCCCGCTATGCGGAACCTCGAGTCCGCGCTCCACGCCGCGGGGATCGCCGGCGTGCCCGTCACGACGGCCGTGTCGACGTCCGTGCTGGGTTCCTCGTACCCGCCGTCGCAGGGCGCCTTCTCGGAGGCGGCGCTGCCGACAGTGGGGCCGATCGCGTCGTTCCTGGCGTCCCGGTCCACGCCGCTGCTCGTGAACGTGTACCCCTACTTCGCCTACGCGGCCGACCCCTCGTCGGTGCAGCTCGACTACGCGCTCCTGGAgccggcctccgcggcggccgtgACGGACGGCGGCGTGGCGTACACCAACATGTTCGACGCCATCGTGGACGCGGTGCACGCGGCGCTGGATAGGGTGGCCGGCGCGCAGGGGCAGGAGggcgtggaggtggtggtgtcgGAGACCGGGTGgccgtcgggcggcggcggggccggcgccaGCGTGGGGAACGCGGCGGCGTACGTGAACAACGTGGTGCGGCACGTCGGGAGCGGGCGcggcacgccgcggcggcccggGAAGGCCCTGGAGGCGTTCATCTTCGCCATGTTCAACGAGAACGAGAAGCCCGAGGGCGTGGAGCAGCACTTCGGGCTGTTCCAGCCGGACATGACGGAGGTGTACCACGTCGACTTcacggcggcggggtcgtcgTCCTAG
- the LOC101758140 gene encoding DNA-(apurinic or apyrimidinic site) lyase, chloroplastic isoform X3 has translation MSRTASQRGYHGWSSEPWTRLSHRERKPQWFAYNPRTMRPPPLSSDTNSMKILSYNVNGLQTVVESGFSADQLFSRENFDVLCLQETHLKEGNVDHFKNLVQDFDNSYWSCSVARLGYSGTAVISRVKPISVQYGIGIPAHDQEGRVITLEFDGFYLINAYIPNSGRGLKRLNYRVNDWDLCFSDFIKKLECSKPVIVAGDLNCARQSIDIHNPQAKTEAAGFTIEERESFEENLTSKGLVDTFRKQHPNAVAYTFWGENQRISNKGWRLDYFLASESIVDKVHDSYILPDVSFSDHSPIGLVLKL, from the exons ATGAGCAGGACAGCTTCTCAGCGTGGATATCACGGCTGGAGCTCTGAGCCTTGGACTCGCCTTAGCCACAGAGAGAGGAAACCTCAATGGTTTGCGTACAATCCAAGGACCATGAGGCCTCCGCCGCTTAGCAGTGATACCAATTCTATGAAGATTCTGTCCTATAATGTTAATGGACTGCAAACTGTGGTAGAGTCTGGATTTTCTGCAgatcagcttttcagccgggaGAACTTTGACGTCCTGTGTCTTCAAGAGACACACTTGAAG GAGGGCAATGTTGACCATTTTAAGAACCTGGTACAAGACTTCGATAACAGCTATTGGTCATGCAGTGTCGCAAGGCTCGGTTACTCAGGAACTGCAGTGATTTCACGG GTAAAACCAATCTCTGTCCAGTATGGAATTGGCATACCCGCCCATGATCAGGAAGGCAGGGTTATTACTTTGGAGTTTGATGGTTTTTACTTGATCAATGCTTACATCCCAAATTCTGGACGTGGTTTAAAAAGATTG AATTACAGGGTCAATGACTGGGATTTGTGTTTTAGTGACTTCATAAAG AAACTGGAATGTTCCAAACCAGTAATTGTTGCTGGTGATCTCAACTGTGCTCGCCAAAGTATTGACATTCACAATCCTCAA GCAAAAACTGAGGCTGCAGGTTTCACAATTGAAGAGAGGGAGTCATTTGAGGAGAACCTTACAAGCAAAGGCCTCGTTGATACTTTCCGGAAACAGCACCCAAATGCTGTGGCCTACACCTTCTGGGGTGAAAACCAGCGCATTTCCAACAAAG GCTGGAGACTGGATTACTTTCTCGCGTCAGAATCTATTGTGGACAAGGTCCATGATTCGTACATTCTACCAGATGTATCGTTCAGCGATCATAGTCCAATTGGGCTTGTGCTGAAGCTGTAG
- the LOC101760576 gene encoding uncharacterized protein LOC101760576 produces MLALRKTLLHGRLPAPPAAAGTAPSRISSILRLLSSSSSTGGSGGGDEWGASSFPSGGGGGDEWGSTWSTGLTKDHFDGSSPSVGRPVPSPSAPVSRELATVRAMDEEDKMIRDLERDNRESKAYVDSWGDRMRETCALLKQVREPGARGSYLKDSEKQEMYRLHKEDPSTYTVERLAKDFRVMRQRVHAILWLKEMEEEEERKRGEPLDDSIEILLDSCPEFFNSHDREFHVATLPYKPDFKVMPEGWDGTTRDPDEVLYEISMKEDQMLHEEFVQRLEFNKKKVAGEVKCHKYSRRRPDDGWSYMVEKLGPHGKRGTGGGWKFMSLPDGSSRPLNDMEKMYVKRETPKRRRRIIAPYK; encoded by the exons ATGCTCGCCCTTCGCAAAACCCTcctccacggccgcctccctgcgccgccggccgccgccgggaccGCCCCATCTCGgatctcctccatcctccgcctcctctcctcctcctcctctaccgggggcagcggaggcggggacgAATGGGgcgcctcctccttccccagcgggggcgggggtggggaCGAGTGGGGCTCCACCTGGTCCACCGGCCTCACCAAGGACCACTTCGACGGGTCCTCGCCCTCCGTCGGCCGCCCGGTCCCGTCCCCGTCCGCGCCCGTCTCCCGTGAGCTGGCGACCGTCCGCGCCATGGACGAGGAGGACAAAATGATCCGGGACCTGGAGCGCGACAACCGCGAGTCCAAGGCGTACGTGGATTCCTGGGGCGACCGGATGCGAGAGACCTGCGCGCTCCTGAAGCAGGTGCGGGAGCCGGGCGCCCGGGGCTCGTACCTCAAGGACTCGGAGAAGCAGGAGATGTACCGGCTGCACAAGGAGGACCCCTCGACGTACACCGTGGAGCGGCTCGCCAAGGACTTCCGCGTCATGCGGCAGCGCGTGCACGCCATCCTGTGGCTCAAGGAgatggaagaggaggaggagcggaagAGGGGCGAGCCACTCGACGACTCCATTGAGATCCTGCTAGACAGCTGCCCAGA GTTCTTCAATTCCCATGACAGGGAATTTCATGTTGCAACCCTTCCATATAAACCTGATTTCAAAGTGATGCCTGAGGGCTGGGATGGCACAACACGAGATCCTGATGAGGTTCTGTATGAAATTTCAATGAAGGAAGATCAGATGTTGCATGAAGAATTCGTTCAACGCTTGGAGTTCAACAAGAAGAAG GTGGCCGGGGAGGTTAAGTGCCACAAGTACAGCAGACGCAGACCAGATGATGGATGGAGCTACATGGTCGAGAAGCTTGGGCCACACGGAAAGCGTGGTACAGGAGGGGGCTGGAAGTTCATGAGCTTACCAGATGGTTCTAGCCGCCCACTAAATGATATGGAGAAGATGTATGTGAAGAGGGAGACCCCAAAACGGCGAAGGAGGATAATTGCACCATACAAGTGA